The genomic interval CGCCATCTTGCTTGCTCACCCGgaagaaaactcagatttttaaaaccatttaaaaaagaacCTACAATGACCCTGACAcgctttttatgtaaaaatccagattctcatttggatttacaTTTGACTCTGCTCCTGTCTTAAATCTTTTTTCCCTACAtcaggtttcttcttcttcttgagttGCTCTGTGTGTTGCTGCATCCATCATCAAGGCTTTTCTTCTCTCCACAAGAGCAAGTTTGCAGACACGACTAAATATCTGACCTGTCAGTGGAGTCTGCCTTTACTCAACTGTGGACCTCtgcaatttatttcaaatgtatccCCCACTTCTTGTTGTTCtatcaaaaaataaaccaataaaaaatattgagatttgtggttgtaaagagacaaaaaataaaactaaaattcaacATGAATACTTTAGCGAGCCACTGTTCAAACAGCAGTTGTGGTTTTATTGACTAGCTGTTGGATTGATGGTTCATAAAGCAGAAgcaacaacataaagccaatcCAAGGAATgaagatgttaaaaaaagaagaaaaggaacaaaagaaTCAGGTAACGAGTTTAACTGGAAATTTGTGGGAGAAAAACACGACAACTTATTTCCTTATTTCCAGCAGGCGAAAAGCAACGTCATGAATAAGAGGAAATTTGCTCTCaagcactttgttttgtttatttttagctaaactGTGGATAGTCCACCTGTAGCTCAGAACTAAGAGGTTTTACAGGAAGCTAGCAAGTGGCCGTCATGGTCGGCCATCTCGCCTGCAGCCCGTTCTGTCTTACATgaattatttacctttttacacctgaagtgtttgtgtgttttgaagaAAAGCGGAAAGTGAATAAACATGATATTATAAAGTCATAATCATTATCATCAGTGGATATAAAAGTAGCTCCTCTGTTAAGATGCCAGGATTGTGACTTTGATGAATcgattcaaatgtttttccagcTGTTGTGCTGCGTGTCTGTTCAAgtcagctggaaaacaaacaaatctgtaagggagaaaaataataaagaagctCCAACCTGGCTTTGCAGCACAATAGACCAATGCTGCCAACATGCCACATCTTCACACGTGACTCTGGATTAGAAAACGGAAAGTGTTACATcttaaaaatcaactttttgctttctttttaatgtcATAGTAACTGGAAGCACAAATATCCAACAACTTccttgcttttctttcttttggtaaagaaaacctaaaaatccctttttactgtatgttttaaatCTGCAATGATTTCTCCATAAGAACTACTATTTGCGTCATTAACAATCTGTTTTTACTTctaagaaaatcagatttttgtcgCCCATAGGCAGTTTTACTTTGATGATTGTGGCTCATGTGGCAGAAGGTTTGGACACTATTAGACCAATTCAAAACGCAAAGTTTTTAATAGCGTTTCACTGTGAAATAAGCGTTTTGCAccgctgaatggttgccatggagactaaagTATTTCACTAGCATGTTTAAAAGAATCCAGGCAACTCTCCAAGTAAGTTTTTGATGAAGGatttataacatgatataaagttGATTTTTGTAATAATACTGCCCTTTTGCAGGTTTAAACAGCAACAATTTGGACGTTTTTACTAATTTACTTTGTTAAATATTACAGAACATCACATTGAAGCTggaaaaagtgatttatttcacaaaaaaccTGACATTGAAACAGGagagttttgattttttttaaacccagtGTATGTACagcaaaaaaaccaacaacaaacaataaatatatctCTCTAGAAAAGCAAGAagccagtttttcttttttgctgaaaGTAAATGTACATAGCTGGAAGGTTCAACCCTACAGATGACATGTGAGAAGCAAAACCTGCGACTGGTGTGTTACGCAGCGTCTCTAAACATCTGTATCAAGCGGGGGAGGAAAGTCAAGACACGGCGACAGTGAGTCCTGGCTGTGGGTGGAGCTAATCCCCGTGTCAGAGTCCGTGTCTGTGGCGTCCGCCGGCGACGGGCTGGGTTTGAGTTTTACCGCTCGGGTCAGGCTGTCCTCAGGCTCGTGTTTGAGGAGGACGAGGCTGAGCTTCGTTTCCTCCATGCTGTCCATGGTTTGTAGGGAGTTAAGCTGGGCAGCTAGCTGCCAACATTCCTGGTCCTTGGCCATCAGCGAACCGTCCACGTACATGAGCTGCTTGTCCATTTCTGCAACTTGGTTCTGCAGAGTCATTCCGCTGAAGAGGCTGCGCTTCAGTTCATCCTGTAGTCTCTCAACTTCTGCTTTGTAGAAGGAATCATCGGTTTCAGAAAGGGACGTAGCGGCGGCCGCCCCTTTCTGCTCGCCTTCCTCTTCCGGAACCGGAGGGAGGCCGAACTTCCTCAACTCGCCGTCGATCTCCCGGGACAGCTGGAGGATGAAGTCCTTGTGCTGCTGGACCTGCGTTTCCAGCTGCTCGATGCCGTCGCAGGCGTAAAAGTACTTCTCCAGCTGCTCCTCGCTGTTTGCTGCCAAACTCAAGCCACAGGCCTGGTCCGAGAGACTCTCTGAGTCGTCTCGCGGTCGGTACTGGAAACACTCGAGCTCCGAGTCCACCTCCCTCATGCGCTGGATCTGCTCTCTGATGGTGTGGTCCTGGTGGAGGATGAGCTCCACCATCCGTTCCACCTCCTCGGCGCCCGGGGAGTTCCTGTTTTCGTTGTGAAGTTG from Xiphophorus maculatus strain JP 163 A chromosome 2, X_maculatus-5.0-male, whole genome shotgun sequence carries:
- the rassf9 gene encoding ras association domain-containing protein 9, with the protein product MAPFGKNFLKARLKNRTKHTDPVVGKEIQVTVCNEEKVVCGVTKHTTCTDMIQALLEDHKSLPESKRLLDGEPKDFCLVERWRGFERALPPLTRILRLWYAWGDEKPFIQFVLVKTSDFVPQTAKKGAKSKGARPKRWDFGRAQGAQPLPADKQKRMVRKAFRKLEQLHNENRNSPGAEEVERMVELILHQDHTIREQIQRMREVDSELECFQYRPRDDSESLSDQACGLSLAANSEEQLEKYFYACDGIEQLETQVQQHKDFILQLSREIDGELRKFGLPPVPEEEGEQKGAAAATSLSETDDSFYKAEVERLQDELKRSLFSGMTLQNQVAEMDKQLMYVDGSLMAKDQECWQLAAQLNSLQTMDSMEETKLSLVLLKHEPEDSLTRAVKLKPSPSPADATDTDSDTGISSTHSQDSLSPCLDFPPPLDTDV